The following coding sequences lie in one bacterium genomic window:
- the dapF gene encoding diaminopimelate epimerase gives MKYTKYHALGNDYIITHPADLKNEISQDVIRLICHRNYGVGSDGILLGPLDSQSCDFGLKIYNPDGSEAEKSGNGLRIFARYLWDKGLVNSMPFTVETLGGVVSCEVSANGKSVKVEMGGVSFNSADIPVVGTSREVLNEEIEIDGNVLKFCAATVGNPHCVVLTEHPTSEVAHRYGPLIETDSRFPNRTNVQFMKVIDRHNIQIEIWERGAGYTLASGSSSTAAAAVAHRLGLCDADITVHMPGGQIKIQLDDNFSATMRGPATKICEGNIADEMFEKSF, from the coding sequence ATGAAATACACAAAATATCATGCTCTTGGTAACGACTACATCATAACCCATCCTGCAGATCTCAAAAATGAGATTAGTCAGGATGTGATCCGTTTGATATGTCACCGAAACTATGGCGTTGGTTCTGATGGCATATTGCTTGGCCCTTTGGACAGTCAATCGTGTGACTTCGGTCTGAAGATTTACAATCCTGACGGAAGCGAAGCAGAGAAAAGCGGAAATGGTCTGAGAATCTTTGCAAGATACCTTTGGGATAAGGGTCTCGTTAACAGCATGCCTTTCACTGTTGAGACGCTCGGTGGGGTTGTATCATGTGAAGTCAGTGCTAACGGCAAGAGCGTGAAGGTGGAAATGGGTGGTGTAAGTTTCAATAGCGCAGATATCCCTGTTGTTGGGACTTCACGAGAAGTGTTAAACGAAGAAATCGAAATAGATGGCAATGTTTTGAAATTCTGCGCTGCAACAGTCGGCAACCCTCACTGTGTTGTACTTACGGAGCATCCGACGTCAGAAGTGGCCCATCGCTATGGCCCGTTAATTGAAACAGATTCTCGATTTCCGAATCGCACGAATGTTCAGTTCATGAAGGTCATAGATCGTCATAACATCCAGATTGAAATATGGGAGCGAGGAGCAGGATACACATTGGCTTCTGGTAGCAGTAGCACTGCGGCAGCGGCTGTAGCTCATAGACTTGGACTATGCGATGCCGATATTACAGTTCACATGCCCGGCGGACAAATTAAAATTCAGCTTGACGATAATTTTTCAGCTACAATGAGAGGTCCAGCAACTAAAATTTGTGAAGGAAACATTGCAGATGAAATGTTTGAAAAATCCTTCTAA
- a CDS encoding class I SAM-dependent methyltransferase — translation MEVAEHLFKQGNLKNTNNVLEVGCGIGFLASYLAKTYKWTVTGIDLDPEQIERAKSNNKENDSLRFFEADATELPFEKNEFDLVLSFDVLHHIPNWDKVLDEVSRVLRSNGMYILNDLALPRFTARTFKGLLNNYMGVYSVDDIINHLKRNNIDIVYVERPRINILMRHFSIVSMAT, via the coding sequence ATAGAAGTTGCAGAGCACTTATTCAAGCAAGGTAATTTGAAGAATACCAACAATGTGTTGGAAGTTGGATGCGGCATAGGTTTTCTCGCATCATATTTGGCGAAAACCTACAAATGGACGGTAACAGGAATCGATTTAGATCCTGAACAGATAGAAAGAGCAAAAAGTAATAATAAGGAAAATGATTCCTTAAGGTTTTTTGAAGCAGATGCTACAGAACTTCCATTTGAAAAGAATGAATTTGATTTGGTTTTATCGTTTGATGTTTTGCATCATATTCCAAATTGGGATAAAGTATTAGATGAAGTAAGTCGAGTTTTAAGATCAAATGGAATGTATATTTTAAATGACCTTGCACTTCCACGCTTTACAGCCAGAACCTTTAAAGGTTTATTAAATAATTATATGGGTGTTTACTCAGTAGATGATATTATCAATCATTTAAAGAGGAATAACATTGATATTGTTTATGTGGAAAGACCAAGGATAAATATACTTATGAGACATTTTAGCATAGTATCAATGGCGACATAA